The sequence GAACTCACAtatgagaattcacacaggagagaaaccatttagttgttctgaatgtggtaaaagatttgcccTTAAGAACAGTCTGAGTAAACacttgagaattcatacagggcagAAACCATTTGACTGCTCTAAGTGTGGTAAAAGCTTTGCACGAAAGGGCAGTCGGAACACGCACATGACAGTTCATACGGGAGATAAACTGTTTtcctgttctgagtgtggcaaaagatttAGAGAAAGGGGCACTCTGAACAGCCACTTTAGAATTCATACAGGtgaaaaaccatttagctgttctgagtgtggtaaaagatttggtcaTAAAAGCAGGCTTAATGCACACATTAGAATTCATaccggagagaaaccatttgagtgttctgagtgtggtaaaagatttgtgaCTAAAACAGGTCTGAACAAACACTTTAGAATTCATACAGGtgaaaaaccatttagctgttctgagtgtggtgaaAAATTTGGTCGTAAATGCATTCTTAatacacacatgagaattcataccggagagaaaccatttgactgTACTGAGTGTGGCAAACGATTTAGAGAACGGGGCGCACTGAACCAACACTTTAGAATTCATACAGGtgcaaaaccatttagctgttctgtgtGTGGTAAAAAATTTAGTTATAAAAACAGTCTTAATGCACACATTAGAACTCATACCAGAGAGAAAGTTAAGGGAGCggttaccatcttgaagagagccctcagatacaatgccagtaatgattaggatgcaactgtagacTGCAgatttggggcccattgcaccctgtaaaaaaaaaatctaagagaattaaaaaaacagagaaaccatttgactgttctgagtgtggcaaaCGATTTAGAGAAcggggcactctgaacaaacactttagaattcatcatataaTATTTTTAGTTCTtgacttttcatctgcttttaataCTATCCAACCTCACATCTTAATGGACAAACTTGTGAATAATTTTTCTGTAGATTTTAACATTGTTggttggattttatattttttttaacagacCCATCACAGAGAGTCAGAGTAAATGGGTGCATGTCAGACACCCTTTTGTCCTCAACAggatctcctcagggctgtgtcctttcgccACTTCTGTACATATTGTACACTGACTGTCAAAGCCATCACGAAAATCGTTTCATTTtgaaatttgcagatgatactgtcattgttagtcacaaaatcacaAGAATAACCATGGCCCGGTGGTGGAAGATTTTGTAAAGTGGTGTGATGAGTCATATTTACAACTAAACGTGGCTAAAACAAAAGATATGTCTGTGGACTTCTGACGACAGCTCACACCAGCTCAGGCTACCTTCATTAAGGGCCAGCaggtagtgatgggatgatgatgcctcaaggagtgtattgatgCGCTATACAAACTGTATTGAcgataatttcatgtgctcaatttgtgtgtcgagttaagctgttcatgagaagagtttaaaatttgcttaaaaccttgtttgtgtaaatgctaaactgagttggtttgtaaaatatatttaaatatataaatTTACAGGTATATAAATTTGATCAtttatatacctataaatgataaaaataGCAAATTTGCCTGTATTCAGGGTTAAAATTTGTAAGTTATGTATGGAAatttaagtgttaaagcatacaaaataaaagactaaaagtagattcatttatgcatttttattgaggaacaaaggtttctgaagtgtctttgctccaaggcgatttctcctcttacacagcagttcccctgccttagaaaaaactctttcacagggtacagatgaagatggtaTTATAAAAATTTCAGTccgagttgataaaggtgtggatatgttttctggttattcttccagtattgtaaagtACAAACATCTCTAATCTTATTTGgtgtcaaaagatcaaaattattccaaaCTGGGGAAACGTCTTTGAATGATCCGTGAAGTCAGTGGCACAAGGTGAGGGCAGCAAAAATccaacagcaaaactccatccaacaaatccgcaacatgttGCTCCATGATGTCGATAcggtttgtttccttataaacagaGTTTGGCACGGCGCAGTCgaacgacacagttcctgtatcggtcacgtgattctTTCTTAAAGCGATACACGCACCAATACGAGGTTTCACTCgtgtgtgctcggcacagtgttgacgcaccagtgttgttcatcccatcactaccAGCAGGTGGAGTCTGTGGAAACTTCTGGGGACTATAATTGACCACAAGCTAAATTTTAATGTTAATACTGACATGTTGTGTAAAAAGGGTCAACAATATCTGTTCTGTCTTTGTAAATTGGCTTATTTTCAAGTGGATAAGACTattatgattcttttttttttttttttttttttttttacaaatcttgTATCGAGTCTGTTTTAACCTTTTCTATGTTGTGCTGGTATGGGAATCTCAGTCTTTAGGCTAAAAATTCTCTGGTTAAAGTAGTAAAGGCCTGTGGAAAGGTACTGGGAGTACCACTGAGTAAGTTGTCTGACCTATACTCCAGACAAGTAAAGAGGAAAGCATTGAGTATACTGTTGAACTCTGCTCATCCTCTTTTTTAGTGACTTTCAATATTTACCTTCTGGTTCACGGCTCAGGTTTCCCTCTTTGAAGGGCAACAGATTTAAGTTctcttttgttcctgcagccattACTGTTCTGAACACAGACCAAGGAAGGAGTTAAAACTGTGGAAGTATTTTAATGGACGGTATATTTTAATGTTTGGACTGTGtaattgtttgtgatgctgcaccATGGTACTGATACgtgttctgtgtgtcatgtgctttTAATGTATTCTCAAGCTGCAAAATTAATTGCCCCATGGGGACATAAAGTGAAGTGATACAGGGGAAAaggatcctcatggcagacggacattgcACAAGCCGACacaagatctgtaaatatctacattggaaagtttgcaaggaactggaggtggaagtagagggacacaTTTGGGAGCATGAACCAGCACCAGtttcatccaatggaaaagtgactaTCTTTTACGACAaaaagatcccagcaggaagacatatcgaaggaggtgcaataaaacctgatattgtcatctagAACAACCAAGAGAAGACAGAAAAAATTgattatggctgatgctgagactttgatacatgcatttattggattattgcaatgtttaaTTTTCTGGTTTGCCATAGTCCAGcactaggggtcttcaactggttcacaatgctgctgccagacttttgacacgaagcagaaggtttgatcatattacgcccattttggcatcccttcactgtctACCTGTATCTGTAAagccagattttaaggttctgttactgcgctataaaattgttcacagactggcaccttgcTACTTGGCGgacctggttaagccctacgtaccggctcaggCCCTGTGTTTGCAGGGTACGGGACTTTttttgtgaattggcgctataaaaaataattttgattTATCAACGGCTGTCTCCGTAAAGCCCTTGACATATGATGGCCCAAAAAGGTATCAAATGAGTTGTGGCAGTGCACGGGGGGAGGAGGagaggagggacgcgccacggaaccgtttattatgcgggacaaaaccacctctgtgttggtctcacaggacggtttaaaggtggatttcagacggctgtcggttgcttttcagccgTGtgatgtgattgtgcatgagctggacctgccccaacatgtcctggaaggcttcatcacggcgttgctttgcgccatgcagctccaccgtgacGTGCGGTGgagccactcctctttccatgacaaaaactctaacagtggaatgtgccaattaatttctaaactggatgctgtcttgatccagtatgtcgtctgactagcacaggaattgtgaaaagagtggacatcagcattttttcggcacattgagacagatgtgcggaggaattctgcgcttcgaggtggagctgcatggcgcaaagcaacgctgtgatgaagccttccaggacatgttggggcaggtccagctcatgcacaatcacaatcggataatcacacgactgaaaaccaaccggaatccacctgaaagccgtcctgtgagaccaacactgaggtggttttgtcccacgcaatgaatggctccgtggcgcgtccctccgcttttctttccatgaaaaaacctcctgtaacggtggaatgtaccgaaaaagtgctgatgtccacatcatctgcctttttgtgaaagtcagacgaggtcccggatcaacaaagccttcacgttggaaatgatctggttgttccagcggggtgtcaaccTGTCGATGTGGGCTGGGagagcgccgcgctctcagcagttgtgggccgtccttaaagcggcagtaacactccttaatctgtataatccccataaaatcgtcgctgaaagccatattaattttccaaacggtgtccacctggaggtctctcacagtttctggaaaaaaattgatgcagcaaagctccaaatcgttcatacatttatttgcaataaaaaaacgagagggtggaccagtgctcacacaaagcctgctcacaggcgaatgacgcaaccgacaggcgtgaaaaaactcaagcatgcgcacgaaggttcaagcttggctgatgcaatcacgtgattcaaatccatatggtttttgaaaaaaaaaggtcggatacttttctcacagaccttgtatacgagatgtaagatgctgctcctcagtgtttcacacattttaatttctttattccaTTTCTAATGAAtttctttttctaaaattattttctttaactcaaaactgaaagcaaatctctacaacttgatataaattaattaaaaatataaaatccagcttcctgatgaagtggtgtagaggaggattttcttaagaagacctgaacgttcagctacaatttgacagaaagtacatttgagatgaaagcctagatttgatgttttggtgaaagaaacttttgtatttgtatttctaaagtccaatacatattcagtgacttggaaatgttcgtttccatcccttgacttgtctaaagaaaattggcaataaaactgattatttacaggttttatcaagttttagagatttgctttcagtttgattcgaggaagataattttagaaaattaaattctttttttttttttttgtatttcttgtatttaaaatggcatagacaaattaaagtgtgtgaaattccaagtgttccaatacttttggagggcacagtatcctaaccttatgagtgcAAAACGAGTGTGGTATTacggttttaagaatgtttaattttcactgttgctgcacttcaaatcatagtcatatcgtatctcATATTGATAcgacaattcagtaaggtatatcttctattatacaacccctggcaaaaattatggaatcaccggcctcggaggatgttcattcagttgtttaattttgtagaaaaaaagcagatcacagacatgacacaaaactaaagtcatttcaaatggcaactttctggctttaagaaacactataagaaatcaagaaaaaaagattgtggcagtcagtaacggttacttttttagaccaagcagagggaaaaaaaatatggaatcactcaattctgaggaaaaaattatggaatcaccctgtaaattttcatcccccaaactaacacctgcatcaaatcagatctactcgttgacactgaccctatgccatgacattgaccctatgtgtctttttacaaggaatgttttcgcagtttttgctctatggcaagatgcattatcatcttgaaacatccccaaacatcctttcagttgtccaaaatatcaacgtaaacttgtgcatttattgatgatgtaatgacagccatctccccagtgcctttacctgacatgcagccccatatcatcaatgactgtggaaatttacatgttctcttcaggcagtcatcattataaatctcattggaatggcaccaaacaaaagttccagcatcatcaccttgcccaatgcagatttgagattcatcactgaatatgactttgatccagtcatccacagtccacgaatgcttttccttagcccattgtaaccttgtttttttctgtttaggtgttaatgatggctttcgtttagcttttctgtatgtaaatcccatttcctttaggcggtttcttacagttcggtcacagacgttgactccagtttcctcccattcgttcctcatttgttttgttgtgcatttttcgatttttgagacatattgttttaagttttctgtcttgacgctttgatgtcttccttggtctaccagtatgtttgcctttaacaaccttcccatgttgtttgtatttggtccagagtttagacacagctgactgtgaataaccaacatcttttgcaacattgcatgatgatttactcttttttaagagtttgataatcctctcctttgtttcaattgacatctctcgtgttggagccatgattcatgtcagtccacttggtgcaacagctctccaaggtgtgttcactcctttttagatgcagactaacgagcagatctgatatgatgcaggtgttagttttggggatgaaaatttacagggtgattccataattttttcctcagaattgagtgattccatatttttttcctctgcttggtctaaaacagtaaccgttactgactgccacaatctttttttcttgatttcttacagtgtttcttaaagccaggaagttgccatttgagatgactttagttttgtgtcatgtctgtgatctgctttttttttctacaaagttaaacaactgaatgaccatcctcAGAGgctgatgattccataatttttgccaggggttgtacattccaGATCTacggtggaactctactagtgtttactaaggtacacctaaatatcttgagagagagtagagccacttaggtgcctggtcttgagaagcagggatggtaggttgaaaagcttttttatctcatggtaactctccctacccacctaagcagctcaagaatatggacagcatgtatataagtgacatttacatgacaatttatatgacaatattgaaatacgataatttggccatattgtacaaccctactgtcaactagctgaaaactttaaagtggcaggggtcaagagggctgtaatgggggAGGTGgctcagctgaaaggcaaaataaggaaaatgcttataaAGGTGGacgctaaaaggttttagtcatgctcatgctcccaagaaccattctattgaaaaaagtctgaaggacctaaaagacatggttagatggcgaggagctttccaggcatgtgagaagcagtaaagaaaaatgcttaaaaagctgGGGGATCTGGGGGGagcagagccccccagaagctgaaaggtttatgtcatgctaatgctctcctgaagcatttattcaaaataaaagtctgaaggacctaaatgacatggtgagatgctgatgagcttcgctctTTCACGTCCGTGACATGCATATTACTCATGCATTGCCACGAGCCAGTTTTCTGCCATGCCAGTTAACATTATTTTGTTGCTGCtgctatatatacgaggtctgtgagaaaactatccgacctttttattttttttcaaaaactatggatttgaatcgtgcgcttgcatcagacaagcttgaaccttcgtgcgcatgcgtgagttttttcacgcctgtcagttgcgtcattcgcctgtgggcaggctttgtgggaggagtggtccagccccctcggtggattttcattctcagcgaacagctgagctactgccgctttgttccatgaaatctttttcagaaactctgccagacagccagctggaaaccatttgaaagattcaggtggctttctgtgaagattctatcggtatcacacggattctCACGctcgtcgggatgcagccgctcatggcgcggcgggaaaaaaaacacctccgtgttggaaaccgtaagattcagacggcttttgatggcttttcagtcgagtgagtatccgagaaattgtttaacagctgggcatgttccaacttgtcctgtgagacttccaacacggaggtgtttgtccaGCTCCATGAGCAGCTGCATCCCGACGTGTGCATCTGTCCGCAcacctttcattacaaaatctcctttaacagtggaatgtgccgataaagtgctgatcccgccctcttatgaaacttctctgcaagtcacacgacgtcctgcatcaacagagccttaaattttttTAGTGATCTGCTTGttgcagcctgtcgatggccgcttggggcgcggtgcgccctccggcgctgtgggccttttttaatccagttttaatgatccttaatccgtgtgataccgatacaaccttcaccgaaagccacctgaatcttccaaatggtttccagctggctgtctggcagagtttctgaataaatcttcatggaacaaagcggcagtcgctccaccattcctaaaaaataaaaatccaccgagcggggtggaccactccaaccccaaagcctgcccacaggcgaatgatgcaatcggcaagcatgaaaaaactcacgcatgtgcacgaagattcaagcttgtctgatgcaagcgcacatgattaaaatccatataatttttgggaaaaaaaaggtcagatacttttctaacagacctcgtacacacatatatatatatacacactcatatTGTGTATAAATGTTCACTGTTATTTCTAACTCCACTGATGCAAAATAGGAGGGTTTAGCCTTTTTTCGACACCCGTTGTGGATCTGTGTTCTGCTgatgattgttttgtttgtttgggggtttttttttttgtttttttttgcgcgTGATTTGAGTGAACTAACTCAGATCTAAAACTGAAAGGTTTCTGGCATTTGTAGCTGAGTTAATCAAATGAATTCAGATTTCAGGTTTGCACTCAGGGTTCCTGTCTGAAACAGGAGCAAATCTGGTGTCTGTGATAGTCGCTTTCTGTTATTATCAATGTGTATAAATGTTCATTTATTTTTGAGACTTTTAAAAATAGAATTCAGCTTTGCAGTGTATTAGCATTTCATAGTTGCACCAATGAGGATAATAACTATGAAAATAATAATGGCCAATGCATATATTAATGCAATGGTTTGGAGTTTTGTACTGTTTATCACAGCCACCAGATGGCGTGTTTTGTGCAATAACTTTATCTGATGAGTTAAGCTCGAGTTGTGGGTGACATTCCTCCTCCAAAATGGCGAACGGAAATGTCGCAGAAAGCAGCTCTATGTCCGCtctagtgttgtttttttaagttacatCTCGATGGGTGGAGTCCACTGATCTGAGCCAATCAACTGGAACGTTTCGAACCAGTTGGTGATGCATCGAAGACACGTGATCGCTTCTTTTTTGGCAACACGGACTGCGGATCAGAGGAATCGCCTGTGGTCTGACACCAGAATTCTACAAACTTTTTAATAATCAAATTTCTCCATTCTTAATCCAAGTATTTTTAGAGAGCACAGAAAAAGGGACCCTTCCTTCTACATTAAATCAAGGAGTAATTACACTAATCCCAAAACCCAAAAAAGACTTAATAACTGGCGTCCTATATGCTTACTGAATAATGATGATAAAATCCTGGCATCTATCTTTGCCAAGAGACTAAAATCTGTGTTAAATAGTGTAATAGGAGAAACAAAATCCGGTTTTATGTGAAATCGACACATCTCTAATAACATCCGTCTTGCCAGATGATAGTTATATCCCATTTCTGGATTTTTATAAAGCGTTCGATTCTGTTAATCACGAttttatcaatcaattttatttatatagcgccaaatcacaacaaacagttgccccaaggcgctttatattgtaaggcaaggccatacaataattacgtaaaaaccccaacggtcaaaacgaccccctgtgagcaagcacttggcaacagtgggaagggaaaaactcccttttaacaggaagaaacctccagcagaaccaggctcagggaggggcagtcttctgctgggactggttggggctgagggagagaaccaggaaaaagacatgctgtggaggggagcagagatcaatcactaatgattaaatgcagagtggtgcatacagagcaaaaaaaagaagaaacactcagtgcatcatgggaaccccccagcagtctacgtctatagcagcataactaagggatggttcagggtcatctgatccagccctaactataagctttagcaaaaaggaaagttttaagcctaatcttaaaagtagagagggtgtctgtctccctgatctgaattgggagctggttccacaggagaggagcctgaaagctgaaggctctgcctcccattctactcttacaaaccctaggaactacaagtaagcctgcagtctgagagtgaagcgctctattggggtgatatggtactatgaggtccctaagataagatgggacctgattattcaaaaccttataagtaagaagaagaattttaaattctattctagaattaacaggaagccaatgaagagaggccaatatgggtgagatatggtctctccttctagtccccgtcagtactctagctgcagcattttgaattaactgaaggcttttcaggaaacttttaggacaacctgataataatgaattacaatagtccagtctagaggaaataaatgcatgaattagtttttcagcatcactctgagacaagacctttctaattttagagatattgcgtaaatgcaaaaaagcagtcctacatatttgtttaatatgcgctttgaaggacatatcctgatcaaaaatgactccaagatttctcacagtattactagaggtcagagtaatgccatccagagtaaggatctggttagacaccatgtttctaagatttgtggggccaagtacaataacttcagttttacctgagtttaaaagcaggaacttagaggttatccatgtctttatgtctgtaagacaatcctgcagtttagctaattggtgtgtgtcctctggcttcagataaacctgggtatcatctgcgtaacaatgaaaatttaagcagtgttgtctaataatactgcctaagggaaatgtataaagtgaataaaattggtcctagcacagaaccttgtggaactccataattaaccttagtctgtgaagaagattccccatttacatgaacaaattgtaatctattagataaatatgattcaaaccaccgcagcgcagtgcctttaatacctatggcatgctctaatctctgtaataaaattttatggtctacagtatcaaaagcagcactgaggtctaacagaacaagcacagagatgagtccactgtccgaggccataagaagatcatttgtaaccttcactaatgctgtttctgtactatgatgaattctaaaacctgactgaaactcttcaaatagaccattcctctgcagatgatcagttagctgttttacaactaccctttcaagaatttttgagagaaaaggaaggttggagattggcctataattagctaagatagctgggtcaagtgatggctttttaagtaatggtttaattactgccaccttaaaagcctgtggtacatagccaactaataaagatagattgatcatatttaagatcgaagcattaaataatggtaggacttccttgagcagcctggtaggaatggggtctaataaacatgttgatggtttggatgaagtaactaatgaaaataactcagaacaatctgagagaaagagtctaaccaaataccagcatcactgaaagcagccaaagataacgatacgtctttgggatggttatgagtaattttttcctctaatagttaaaattttattagcaaagaaagtcatgaagtcattactagttaaagttaaaggaatactcagctcaatagagctctgactctttgtcagcctggctacagtgctgagttTTATATTTAGCTATCTTTCTAAATTTGGTTTTGGCCATCTCTTAGCATAGTATCTGTGATGCTATTAAAAATGCTCTATAAAAATAACTGTACAGTTAAAAGCAGGCATTAGCTGATGACACTACACTTTTTTTAAAGGACAACAACCAAATCTCATatgcctgttgggaaggtgtcgtagcacggacccacaacagggggcgcaaatgaacggacaatgagtaagccaaaaagtaacaatttaatgttgtgataatttgcaaaaacaatgtcggactctgtagttttctctgggcccctccccaatcagaccgggagtgacatgtttagccgcatgttctccttgaattgctggctgtctgagtggtgtccaaaaaatgaggtgggcttcatagataattggcaaagcttctggggaaaacctggtcttgttaggagagacggcatccatcccactttggatggagcagctctcatttctagaaatctggctaattttcttaaatcctccaaaccgtgactatccagggttgggaccaggaagcagagttgtagtcttacacacctctctgcagcttctctccccctgccatcccctcattaccccatccccgtagagacggtgcctgctcccagaccaccaataaccagcaaaaatctatttaagcataaaaattcaaaaagaaaaaataatatagcaccttcaactgcaccacagactaaaacagttaaatgtggtctattaaacattaggtctctctcttctaagtccctgttggtaaatgatataataattgatcaacatattgatttattctgccttacagaaacctggttacagcaggatgaatatgttagttt comes from Thalassophryne amazonica chromosome 2, fThaAma1.1, whole genome shotgun sequence and encodes:
- the LOC117500894 gene encoding gastrula zinc finger protein XlCGF57.1-like, yielding MAQVQLLRKLLKQRLTAADEELFELFERMIAEYDEEIGRLKEGSKRLKVLEAVFKPEVRLYRADMQQLSTCKEDIFVGEQPKWNQSFNLESEPSNIKQEQQELWINRRGEHLHQLEEADVNKFPFTVVHVKRADEEKSLVSAFHEHQTEFTEAELQVSSSTNHSRVELEVDGEDSSRGPQPFNTSGPCSIAKKHISCPECGKTFVQKYNLNTHMRIHTGEKPFGCSECGERFRQKSNLNSHMRIHTGEKPFSCSECGKRFALKNSLSKHLRIHTGQKPFDCSKCGKSFARKGSRNTHMTVHTGDKLFSCSECGKRFRERGTLNSHFRIHTGEKPFSCSECGKRFGHKSRLNAHIRIHTGEKPFECSECGKRFVTKTGLNKHFRIHTGEKPFSCSECGEKFGRKCILNTHMRIHTGEKPFDCTECGKRFRERGALNQHFRIHTGAKPFSCSVCGKKFSYKNSLNAHIRTHTREKVKGAVTILKRALRYNASND